A window of the Thermodesulforhabdus norvegica genome harbors these coding sequences:
- the bamD gene encoding outer membrane protein assembly factor BamD, protein MRGMDIKRRALFEIVCVLFCVLLVGGCGTNLMEFYFGDLFESGSEIGATPDQLVWKGLQSIQDKDYGDAQKAFEQIIQQYPYSKYVVLAELKLADAYYLDEKYEEAAAAYEQFARLHPGNPVVPYVLYQLGMCYANMARSIDRDHGQLRRALTVFERITQAYAGTVWAQKARDKAVECRKKLAEYELYVARFYMKRGEYRAAAGRLEYALSEYLSEMNEMGKVKEAQEMLARCREEIDKGFDRPSLWTKLGF, encoded by the coding sequence ATGCGGGGGATGGATATAAAGCGCAGGGCTTTGTTTGAAATAGTTTGTGTTCTCTTTTGCGTCCTGCTGGTCGGTGGGTGTGGTACTAACCTGATGGAATTTTATTTTGGAGATCTCTTCGAATCCGGTTCGGAAATAGGTGCGACGCCGGATCAGCTGGTATGGAAAGGGCTTCAGAGCATTCAGGATAAGGATTATGGAGATGCCCAGAAGGCTTTTGAGCAAATAATTCAGCAATATCCCTACAGCAAGTACGTAGTTCTTGCCGAATTGAAGCTTGCAGACGCTTATTATCTGGATGAAAAGTACGAGGAAGCGGCGGCTGCCTATGAGCAGTTTGCCAGGCTTCATCCCGGTAATCCCGTCGTGCCCTATGTGCTTTATCAGCTGGGAATGTGTTACGCCAATATGGCGCGTTCTATTGATAGGGATCATGGCCAGTTGCGCAGGGCCCTTACGGTTTTTGAGCGGATTACCCAGGCCTACGCTGGAACGGTTTGGGCTCAAAAAGCCCGGGATAAAGCCGTTGAATGTCGTAAGAAACTTGCCGAGTATGAATTATACGTGGCACGCTTTTACATGAAGCGAGGCGAGTACAGAGCGGCCGCAGGCAGGCTCGAATATGCCCTTTCCGAATATCTTTCGGAAATGAACGAAATGGGCAAGGTAAAAGAGGCTCAAGAAATGCTTGCACGATGTCGAGAGGAAATCGATAAGGGCTTTGACAGGCCGAGTTTGTGGACAAAGCTCGGGTTTTAG
- the rho gene encoding transcription termination factor Rho: MNLADLKKQNIKYLLYLAEQYGIEGAASMRKQDLIFALLQAHAERQGIIYGEGVLEVLPDGFGFLRTQDYNYLPGPDDIYVSPSQIRRFNLRTGDTVSGQIRPPKDNERYFALLKVEAINYEPPEVAKNKILFDNLTPIYPNRRIRLETDPDNFSTRIMDLLTPIGFGQRGLIVAPPRTGKTMLLQNIANAISINHPEAYLIVLLIDERPEEVTDMERNVRAEVVSSTFDEPAQRHVQVAEMVIEKAKRLVEHKRDVVILLDSITRLARAYNTVVPPSGKILSGGLDSNALNRPKRFFGAARNIEEGGSLTIVATALIDTGSRMDEVIFEEFKGTGNMEIVLDRRLADRRIFPAIDINKSGTRKEELLLPPEDLNRIWILRKLLSPLNPVDAMEFLLDKMMGTRDNAEFLASMSQ, from the coding sequence ATGAATCTTGCCGACCTTAAGAAACAGAATATCAAGTATCTTCTTTACCTGGCCGAGCAGTACGGGATTGAGGGCGCCGCTTCCATGAGGAAGCAGGATCTTATCTTTGCCCTGCTTCAGGCTCATGCAGAAAGGCAGGGAATAATTTACGGGGAAGGGGTCCTGGAGGTACTGCCCGATGGCTTCGGTTTTCTGAGAACTCAGGATTATAACTACCTACCGGGGCCCGACGATATCTATGTATCCCCGTCTCAGATAAGGCGTTTCAATCTGCGAACGGGTGATACGGTTTCCGGGCAGATTCGACCTCCCAAAGACAACGAAAGGTATTTTGCTCTTCTGAAGGTAGAGGCCATAAACTACGAACCGCCTGAGGTGGCAAAGAACAAGATTCTCTTCGATAATCTTACGCCCATATACCCCAATCGCCGCATCAGGCTGGAAACGGACCCCGATAATTTTTCTACCCGAATCATGGACCTGCTGACTCCCATAGGTTTCGGTCAACGCGGATTGATAGTTGCCCCGCCAAGGACCGGAAAGACCATGCTCCTGCAGAATATTGCCAACGCCATATCTATAAACCATCCCGAGGCCTACCTTATAGTGCTCCTTATTGACGAGCGTCCCGAAGAAGTGACGGATATGGAACGCAATGTGAGGGCGGAGGTGGTGAGTTCCACCTTTGACGAACCTGCGCAGAGACATGTGCAGGTTGCGGAAATGGTTATCGAGAAGGCAAAGCGGTTGGTGGAACATAAAAGGGATGTGGTTATACTTCTGGACAGCATTACCAGACTTGCAAGGGCTTACAACACAGTTGTACCTCCAAGCGGCAAGATTCTTTCGGGAGGTCTGGATTCAAATGCTTTGAACCGTCCTAAAAGGTTTTTCGGGGCGGCGAGAAATATCGAAGAAGGGGGTAGTCTTACTATCGTTGCCACGGCCCTGATTGATACCGGAAGCAGAATGGATGAGGTGATTTTCGAAGAATTCAAGGGAACCGGTAACATGGAGATTGTTCTTGATAGAAGGCTTGCCGACAGAAGGATATTCCCGGCCATAGATATCAATAAATCGGGTACCAGAAAAGAAGAGCTATTACTGCCGCCCGAGGATTTGAATCGCATCTGGATTCTGAGGAAGCTTCTTTCTCCGCTTAATCCTGTTGATGCGATGGAGTTTCTCCTTGACAAAATGATGGGCACCAGAGATAACGCCGAATTCCTGGCATCTATGAGTCAATGA
- the der gene encoding ribosome biogenesis GTPase Der produces the protein MAIVAIIGRPNVGKSTLFNRLTQSRRAIVDDLPGVTRDRLYADVEWQGRHFFLMDTAGIMSDARDGVEAEVQEQVKLAINESDLVVLLCDVRSGLHPEEKEIVREIRRVEKPLIVAVNKVDGPRQEELVGEFYELGVEEVIPLSAIHGHGVEDLLDRIVDKLPIRKEPPVDLSIQDNTDIIRMAVVGRPNVGKSQFVNCLLGMPRMVVSDMPGTTRDAVDVELEYKRRRFVLVDTAGIRRRARIKEKLEKICVVKSLESIDKSDIAVILIDATEGPTDQDLHIGGYIQRRYKGCIIGVNKWDLIQSDKREAHRVIEDVRRRFQFLPFAPVVPMSALTGQNVRKVLKLALEVFDQYSTRIGTGVLNRVFRSILEKHHPPQRGGRPLKFYYVTQPSTRPPTFVLFCNRPDDIHFSYERYLVNQFRSAFQLSQSPVRLIFRGRSGGVAEEA, from the coding sequence ATGGCGATTGTTGCAATTATAGGACGACCTAATGTTGGAAAATCCACCCTGTTTAACCGTTTGACGCAGAGCAGGCGTGCCATAGTAGACGATCTTCCGGGAGTTACCCGCGACAGGTTGTATGCCGATGTGGAGTGGCAGGGCAGGCATTTTTTCCTTATGGATACTGCGGGCATCATGAGTGATGCTCGAGATGGGGTTGAAGCAGAGGTCCAGGAACAGGTGAAGCTGGCTATCAATGAGTCCGATCTGGTGGTTTTACTGTGCGATGTACGATCGGGTCTGCATCCCGAAGAAAAAGAGATCGTCAGGGAAATACGACGGGTAGAAAAACCTCTTATCGTTGCGGTAAACAAGGTTGACGGGCCCAGACAGGAAGAACTGGTGGGAGAGTTCTACGAATTGGGAGTGGAAGAAGTCATACCGTTAAGCGCCATTCACGGACATGGTGTTGAAGATCTGCTCGATCGAATCGTTGATAAACTCCCAATCCGTAAAGAACCGCCGGTAGATCTTAGTATTCAGGACAACACCGACATTATCCGAATGGCAGTGGTTGGAAGGCCCAATGTGGGGAAATCTCAGTTCGTGAATTGCCTGCTGGGTATGCCCAGAATGGTTGTCAGTGACATGCCGGGGACGACCAGAGACGCCGTGGATGTGGAGCTGGAATACAAAAGAAGGCGGTTCGTTCTGGTCGATACGGCCGGTATAAGACGAAGGGCGCGAATCAAGGAGAAGCTGGAAAAGATCTGTGTTGTAAAATCTCTGGAAAGTATCGATAAAAGCGATATTGCTGTTATCCTTATTGATGCAACGGAAGGACCCACTGATCAGGATCTGCACATAGGGGGTTATATTCAGAGGCGGTACAAGGGGTGTATCATAGGTGTTAACAAGTGGGATTTGATTCAGTCCGATAAAAGGGAAGCTCATAGGGTTATTGAGGATGTACGCCGCCGGTTTCAGTTTCTTCCCTTTGCGCCGGTGGTGCCCATGTCGGCTCTTACGGGGCAAAATGTCCGAAAGGTGCTTAAGCTGGCCCTTGAAGTGTTCGATCAATATTCGACCAGAATAGGAACCGGCGTTCTTAACAGAGTCTTTCGAAGTATCCTTGAGAAACATCATCCCCCTCAAAGAGGTGGTCGGCCTCTGAAATTTTATTATGTCACACAGCCATCTACGCGCCCGCCGACCTTTGTGCTTTTCTGTAATAGGCCCGATGATATTCATTTTTCTTATGAGCGTTATCTGGTAAACCAGTTTCGTTCGGCTTTTCAACTGTCTCAGAGTCCTGTCAGGCTTATATTCCGGGGAAGGTCCGGTGGGGTTGCGGAGGAGGCCTAG